One segment of Pelecanus crispus isolate bPelCri1 chromosome 2, bPelCri1.pri, whole genome shotgun sequence DNA contains the following:
- the EIF1B gene encoding eukaryotic translation initiation factor 1b: MSSIQNLQSFDPFADATKGDDLLPAGTEDYIHIRIQQRNGRKTLTTVQGIADDYDKKKLVKAFKKKFACNGTVIEHPEYGEVIQLQGDQRKNICQFLLEIGIVKEEQLKVHGF, encoded by the exons ATGTCATCTATCCAGAACCTCCAATCCTTCG ACCCCTTTGCTGATGCAACGAAGGGTGACGACTTACTCCCGGCGGGGACTGAAGATTACATTCATATAAGGATCCAGCAACGAAACGGAAGAAAGACACTAACAACTGTTCAGGGAATTGCAGATGATTATGACAAGAAGAAACTTGTGAAAGCTTTCAAAAAG AAATTTGCTTGTAATGGTACTGTGATTGAACATCCTGAATACGGTGAAGTTATCCAGCTTCAAGGTGACCAGAGGAAGAACATTTGCCAATTCCTCTTGGAG aTTGGCATTGTCAAGGAAGAACAACTGAAAGTTCATGGTTTCTAA